From the genome of Thiovibrio frasassiensis:
TCGTATAGTTTTGCCTTTTTTACCACTCTTTTTCTCACAGTTCCCTTGGTTGTCAAAAATATTCCAACCAGAGGGTCTCCCAAGAAACGACCGACCCAGCCAGCCTCATTTACAGACAAAACGAAGTAAAGGCGGGAAGCTTTACTCCCACCTACAACGACGAATACCTAAGGAGAAGTTTTGTCGTTGCCATTGACCCCTTCCCCGTGCAGTATAATTTTTTGTACATTTTTTTCCACATAATCACTCCAACCCAACGCCCTGCACAGCCTTTTCAATCCCCCCTCAGAAAAACAAGCTTGCCCCACCGGTACAAAAAAACCATCTCTCCATAACTCACTAAAACAACAGCACAAAACAAAAACTCACCCGCACCCGCTTCCCATAACCGTTAAAATTTTTGTACCAGGACACCTTTCCATAGCTACACCCGGCCCCCCCACCAACCCCCATGAATCCGGCAAAAACCACTTAAAAATAAAAAAATAATTGATTGGCACGCTTGTTGCTTTTACATCAAGACAGTAAAACAACTCTTATCTCCTTTCTCCTTAAAAGAAGGCCGACTTTCCCGCAGAGTCGGTCTTCTTTTTTTTGCGCCAAGCAAAACTATCTCCATCCACTTATCTGTCCCATTCAAGCACTTTCCCCCCACTTTTTTTTGCTGTTTGCACTCTGCGCCAAAGCCCGATATAGTGCAATCCCTGTGGTTGTCGGCGCCTTGCCCGCCAATAAAGGCTCCACAGCCAACCCCCCCGAACCCGGCAAGGGGGTTCGGTTTACCGCCTCCTTATTCCGCCTTGGCCGGCCACCCAGTTCTTACCCTTGTACGAACAGGGAGAGCCCGTTCCAGTCCGCTCTCCCCTGCTTTCATCTTTACAATTCCACCAGAGACCGTGAGCCTGCAATGAGCTTTTCCCTTGGGACCATCACCCTCATAAACCCATTTATTCTCGCACCCATGGCCGGTTGCACCGATTTGCCCTTCCGGCTGCTCTGCAAAGAACATGGAGCTGCTCTCTGCTATTCCGAGATGATCGAATGCCATGACCTGGTGGCACGAAAGCCGGAATGCCTCGAACTGCTCCGCACCGACGCTGCGGAACAGCCTGTGGCCATGCAGCTTTACGGCAACAATCCCGGCATGATGGGCGAAGCCGCGGCAATCCTGAACGAACTCCCCATCGCCTGTATCGATATCAACATGGGCTGCCCCATGGAAAAAGTCGTGCAGAATGGGGCTGGAGCCGCCTTGATGAAAAACCCGCACCTCGCTGAAAAGATTATCACCTCGGTCTGTAAAAATTCAACAAAGCCGGTAACGGTCAAGATCCGCTCGGGCTGGAACCAGCACACCATTACCGCCCCGGAAATTGCAAAAATAGCAGAAGGCTCCGGCGCACAAGCCATTGCCATCCATGCCCGCACCTGGTCCGACGGATTCAGCGGCCCCATTGACCATAGGGTACTGCTCCAGGTCATGGAATCCGTTTCCATTCCGATTTTTGCAAACGGCGATGTCACCTCCCACGAAGAAGGCTTGTTCCTGCTTAAAAAACTCGGCTGCGCCGGGGTGATGATTGGCCGGGCCGCCCTGGGCGCCCCCTGGATCTTTTCGGGACGCGTGAACCAGCATCCCTCCATGGCCTACAGAGTCAAAGCCTTGCTCCGCCACCTTGAACTTGCCGAGACGCACCTTGGCCCGGAACCGGATCTTTCCAAGATCAGAAACCACGCCTGGAAATACTTTCGCGGGGCCCCCACCGGCCCTGCCATCCGCAAACAAATCGACGCCACCACAACCTACCCCGCGCTGCGAGCGTTCATCCACACCCTTGCCGAACGAGTGCTTCAGCAGTGACCTGCCCAAAGTACTGCGGGGATTAGGACCGCACTCTCTAGCAATAAAACCCTTGCATGCGGTCGCGTACCTCCCTCGGAAAACGGAAGATCTGACATGATCCTGGATGCACCTGCTGGGTGAGTTTTTTTTAACAGATAACTGTGGCACAACACATGATTAAATTTCAACATGTTACGCTGAATCAATACCGTTTTTTTCCTACAATTCTTTCACGAATTCAGGCTGTTACGGTCCGTATTTATTTTTTACCGATCGTTATTGTCTTGAATCCTTTATTAAAAATGTCGATGATTTAATTGAGAGTACAGAGTTCATTGACTGATTCCTGAATCCGTGACGATTTTTAAGGCAATGGTTCAGAGGGCCGGATTTCGACAAAATTATCTACCGGACTTTTCGGTATTACTCGTAAGGTTAGCAAGGAATTGTCTTTATGAATTTTTACTGCAAAGATGGAGCAAGCCATGTGCCGAATCTATCACTTTGCGTGGAACAAAAGGCAGGCATCCTCCGCCCCTGAAAGCACACACCCCTGCGGCAAACAAACAAAAAGGCCGTTACTGCATCGCCTTGTCCTTGCCCTGGCACTGGCTTCCCCTGCCTACGCGCTCGCCCTCCCCGGTGCAGGACAGATCAGCGCCGGTATCGGTAACATCAGTCAAAGCGCCACCACCCTCACGATTACCCAAACCACCCCCAACCTCGCCATCAACTGGCAAAGCTTCAACATCGGCCAAAACGAAACCGTCAATTTCAACCAGCCCGGCAGTAGCGCCATCGCCCTCAACCGCGTGCTCGGCCAAGACCCCAGCCAGATTCTCGGCAATCTCAACGCCAACGGCCAAGTCTTCGTCTTGAACCCCAACGGGGTCTTGTTCGGCAGCGCCGCCCAAGTCAACGTCGGCGGGTTGGTTGCCTCCACCCTGAGCCTGAGCGATGCCGACTTCCTGGCCGGCAACCATACCTTCAGCAATCGTGGCAGCGCGGGATCCGTGGTCAACTACGGCACCCTCACCGCCACCGACAAGGGCTACATCGCCCTGCTCGCCCCCGAAGCACGCAACGAAGGGGTCATCGTCGCCATCCTCGGGACAGCCTTGCTCGCCTCGGGCGACAAGATAACGCTCAATCTCAACAACGGCTCGCTGCTCTCCTACACCATCGATCAAGGCACGCTGAACGGTCTGGCGGAAAACAAGTACCTGATACAAGCCGATGGCGGGCAGGTCATCCTCTCTGCCCGGGCAGCCGACGCACTCACCAGCTCGGTGGTCAACAACTCCGGCATCATCGAAGCGCACACCATCGAAAACCAGGACGGAGTCATCACTCTGCTGGGCGACATGCAAACCGGCCAGGTCACGGTGAGCGGCACGCTGGACGCCTCTGCCCCGGCCGGTGGCGACGGCGGTTTTATCGAAACTTCGGCGGCCCACGTTGCCGTTGCCTCCGGCAGCATAATCACCACCCAGGCCCCGCAGGGAACAACCGGCAACTGGTTGATTGATCCGGCAGACTACACCATTGCCGCAGCCGGCGGCGACATCACCGGCGCCGACCTTGCCTTTAACCTGGGCAGTACCAGCGTGACCATCCTCAGCAGCGACGGCACGGTGAATCCCGGAGGCAACGGCGACATTTTCGTCAATGACGCGGTGAACTGGAACAACGGCAACAGCCTCACCCTGGATGCGGTTCGCAATATCAACGTCAATTCTACGATCAACAACGGGGGCACGGGCACGATCAACCTGAGCGCGGCAGCCGCAGTGGCGGTCAATGCTAACCTTGGCAGCGGCGGCGCGATCGCGATCACCGCCCCCGCCGGACTGACCCAGGATGTTGCCTCCACCATCACCACCACCGGCCTCACCGTCAATGTCGGCGCCGCAAGTATTGCGGACGGCATCATTGATGGGGCAGGCGGCTTGACCAAAACCGGCGCCGGCACCCTGACCCTGAGCAACGTGAATACCTACGCCGGTGCAACGACAATCAATGCGGGCACGCTCTCGCTCAACGGGGATGGCAATTTAGGCGCGGTACCGGGGTCACCGACCCCGGGAAACCTGATCTTAAACGGCGGCACGTTGCAAGCCACCTCTGATATCCAGATGGATGCGAACCGCGGTATCAGTTTGTCGGGAGCCGGAACCTTTAACACCTCCCCGGGTGCCACCTTGACCATTTTCGGCAATATCGCAGGGGTCGGCACCCTGACCAAGGCCGGCACCGGCACCCTGACGCTGGCAGCCAGCAATAGCTATACCGGTGCAACAACGATCAATGCCGGCACTCTGCTCATCAGCAATGACTCCGGGCTGGGAACAGCACCCGGAGCAGCAACGGCAGGCCATCTGACCCTGAATGGCGGTGCCCTGGAAATCCAGTACATCGGCACTGTCCCATTACATGCAAATCGTGGCATTGCCTTGGGGCCGGGCGGAGGATCGATTAATACCGCCTCCAGTAACACCACGACCTACGCCGGCACCATCGCAGGCAGCGGTGCGTTTAACAAAGGACTGGGCGGCACGCTGGAGCTCTCCGGGACGAACAGCTACACGGGCCTGACCACGGTCAGTGGTGGCACGTTGCGGCTTGCCGGAGGCGCGGCGATCGCAGACACAGGTGCGGTGAATCTGGGCACTTCCGGGGCGATATTGAGGCTGTTCGCCAACGAGACGATCGGATCACTGGCAGGCATTGCGGGCACCAGCGTAATCTTGCAGAACAATTCCACGCTGACCACCGGCGATGCAGGCAACACGGACTTTGCCGGAGTAATGAGCGGCGCTGGGGGTAACCTATTCAAACAAGGTGGAGGCACCTTCACCCTCTCGGGGGCGAACAGCTATACCGGACTGACCACGGTGAATGCAGGCACCCTGGCTTACGGAATCACCAACGCCCTGGACGCAGGGGCAGTGACCGTGAACGGCGGCACGCTGGATATCGGCAGCTACTCGGATACCGTGGGCGCAGTTACCCTGAACAGCGGCGCGATCAGCGGCACCACCGGCGTGCTGACCGGCACGGGCTACGATGTACAGAGCGGCACGATCAGCGCCAGACTGGGCGGCGCAGGAGCACTGACCAAATCCACGGGCAACACCGTGACCCTCAGCGGCGCAAACAGTTACACCGGCGCAACGACCATCAGCGCGGGCAAACTGAGCGCCGCTGACGCGGACGCCCTTGGAACCACAGCGGGCACTACCACCGTGGCAGAGGGCGCAACCCTGGAAATTGCCAACGTCGCAATCGGCAACGAAACCATCACCCTGAATGGGAGCGGCATCGGCGAAACCGGGGTGTTAACCGGCACCGGCACGGCATCGCTTGCAGGGCCGGTCACCCTGGCAACAGACAGCACCCTGGGGGCAACCAACGGAAATTCGCTCGAGCTGAGCGGCACCATTGAAGGCGCTAGCGCGCTTGACTTTCTGGGCGGAGGAACCGTCACCCTGGGCGGCACGGTTGGAAGCAGCACCGCACTCGCTTCATTGAGCGGCGCCGCCGGAACTGCGCTGACGGTTAACGGCGGCCTGGTCCGAACTTCCGGAGCGCAAACCTATAGCGGCGCCACCACCTTCGGGGCAACAACCACGCTGCGCACCACCGCCGGGGGCAATATCAGCGCAGCAGGCGCCGTAACGGCAACCGCCGGGACGCTCACCCTGGACACGGGCGCGGGCGATGCGACCTTCACCAACACCAGTAACGATTTCGGCACGGTTGCCGCAACCAGCACCCACAACGTGTCCCTCGTCGACGCCAACGCCCTCGGCATCGGACCCATTAACGCCACCGGCCTGGTGGACATCCGCAGCCAAAGCGGCGACCTAACCCTGAACAATGCCATTACCACAACCAGTACCAGCGCCAATGCGGTCACCCTGATCGCGGATGGTGCTGCCACGCCGGACGCCACGGGCAGCGGCGGCAACTTCAAGAATGCCGGCAGTGCTGCCATTACCACCGGCGCCGGCGGGGCTTGGCGCATCCATACCGGCAACCCGACCGACACCAATCGCGGCGGCCTGGTCGAGGCTGGCAAACGCTACAATGTGGATGACGGCAGCGACCCGATTGCCTCGGACAACCGGATGTACTTCCGTATTCAACCCATCCTGACGCTGACCGCAGACAACAAGATAAAAACCTATGGCGCAGCCAATCCAGCCTTCACTTACAGTTATTCCGGCCTGATCGACAGCGATCTGATAAATGCTGCGATCAGCAGCGGGCCTGGCTATACCGTCGACGGCACCACCTCCACCTCCGGTCAACTGACAGCGGCCACTCTCCACAACATCACCCCAAGCGCGGCAACCGCCGCCAACCTCGGCTACTCCCTGAGCTATGCCAGCGGCACGCTTACCGTGAACAAGAGGGCCCTGACCATCGCCGCAACAGGCACCAACAAAGTGTATGACACTGACGCAACCGCGACCGTCAATTATTGGGACAACCGCGTAGCAGGCGACCTGCTGACCATCGGCGGCACCGCAGCCTTTCTCGATAAAAACATCGGCACCGGCAAGACCGTGAATGTGAGCGCCATCACCCTGGGCAACACCGATGCGGGTAATTACACTTTCAACACCAGCGCTTCGACCTCCGCCGACATCACCGCCGCCAACCTGGAAGTCCCCGGCGTGACCGCCTCGAACAAAATATATGACGGCAATACCGACGCCACCTTGGGCGGCACGGCTGCGATCTCCGCTCTGGGCGGCGACACTGTCACCCTGGGCGGCACCGGCAGCGGCGTCTTCGCCAACAAAAACGTGGCGAACAACAAATCGGTCATTGTCAGCGGCTACACCATCAGCGGCACCGATGCCAGCAACTACGCACTGCTGCAACCCACCGGAGTGACCGCCGATATCACCGCCCGTCCTCTGACTATCTCGGCCGCGGGCCAAAACAAAGTGTATGACGGCACCACCGGGGCGACCGTCACCTACACTGATAACCGGATAGCAGGTGACCTGCTTACCATCACCGGCACAGCCTCCTATCTCGACAAAAACGTCGGCATAGGCAAGGCCGTGAATGTGAGCGGCATCACTCTGGGCAACACTGATGCGAGCAACTATACCTTTAACACCACCACCGCTACCGTTGCCGACATTACCGCACGCGCCTTAAAGATTGCCGCGAATTATGCAACGAAAGAGTACACCGGCGTTGCCTTTCAGGGAGGGAATGGAGTAACTTATACCGGCTTCGTCAACGGCGAAAGCTCCACCGTGCTGGGTGGCACCCTGGCTTATAGCGGTACCTCACAAGGCGCGATCAACCCAGGCAGATACCTGATCACCCCCGGTGGATTGACCGCTGACAATTACAGCATCACATACCTAAATGGCGTGCTGACGATAAATCCTACCACCGATGCGGGAGGATTACCGCCCCTTCTGGTCGGAGCAGTGCTTGCCTTGCCTGGTGGGGAGGACCTGTTTCCCGCCTTCATTTCGGCAATGGTTGCCACGATAGCACCAGTGAGTCCGGTAACCGTTCCATCGGGGACAAGCTTACAGCCTGTCATTCCCCGGACGTCACTCAAGCCGTCAGACAGTATGAGCACTACGGATACGGTAGAGCAGGTGGGCAATCTTACCCTGATGAACGGCGGGGTCAAATTGCCTGCCGACACAAAAAGTCCCGATGGGGAATAAAAAAGGGGCAGCTTTGTGAATATCCGACACACCCAACGCTTCACCCTGTCTGCCCTGGCATTGAGCTTTTTGGCTACCATCTCCGCCCACGCAGCCACGGTTGCGCCAGACAGTGGCCAGACGATCCGCGAGTTGCAAAAGCAACCTGAACTGAACGCGCCGAAGGCCATGCCTCCTTTGCATCTTGAAGAAAATGTGACCCGCACAGACGCGGCCAATGCAGATATACGCCTCACGGTAAGCGGTATCCGTGTTTCCGGCAGCAGCGCCTTTGCCGCGGCTGAACTGGAAGCCCTGGTCGCCAACCTGATCGGCGGCGAACACACCCTTGCCGAGCTCTATCAAGGGGCGGCACGGATTACCGCCTACTACCGCGAACATGGCTATGTGATAGCGCGGGCCTATCTGCCGGCACAGGAGATCCAAGACGGCGTGGTGATAATCAACGTCGTGGAGGGACGCATTGGCGAGCAGCACATCAATAATCAATCGCGACTTTCCGATGCGCGTGCAAACAACTATTTGCAGGGGGTCAAGAGTGGGGATGCCCTCCAAGCAGCTCCCGTGGAGCGCGCCTTGTTATTATTAAATGATACGCCTGGTGTAGGCGGGACCCGCGCCACGCTGCAGCCCGGTGCCAGCGTCGGAACCTCCGACCTTATTGTTGAAATCGATCCTTCCCTGCCCTATGCCGCCAGGGTTGAGATGAACAACTTTGGCAACCGCTATACCGGGGAATACCGCTTGGATGGCGCCCTGGCGCTTAACAGCCCGTTCCGAATGGGCGATCAGTTCACCGTGCGCGCCCTCACCAGCGACCAGGATCTGACCTATGCCCGGATGGCTTACCAAGTTCCGGTGGGCAGCGACGGGTTACGACTGGGAGCGGCTTATTTCGACACCCGCTATCGTCTGGGCAAGGAATTCGCACCATTGCAAGCGCACGGCACCGCAACCAGCAGCACCCTGTTTGGTGTGTATCCCTTCATCCGCAGCCAGACCGCCAATCTCTCCGGTACGCTGTCCCTGGAAAACAAGCAACTCAGCGACTACACAGATGCACCAGTGACAACAGTCGACAAAGAGATCCAACTCGCC
Proteins encoded in this window:
- a CDS encoding beta strand repeat-containing protein, which gives rise to MCRIYHFAWNKRQASSAPESTHPCGKQTKRPLLHRLVLALALASPAYALALPGAGQISAGIGNISQSATTLTITQTTPNLAINWQSFNIGQNETVNFNQPGSSAIALNRVLGQDPSQILGNLNANGQVFVLNPNGVLFGSAAQVNVGGLVASTLSLSDADFLAGNHTFSNRGSAGSVVNYGTLTATDKGYIALLAPEARNEGVIVAILGTALLASGDKITLNLNNGSLLSYTIDQGTLNGLAENKYLIQADGGQVILSARAADALTSSVVNNSGIIEAHTIENQDGVITLLGDMQTGQVTVSGTLDASAPAGGDGGFIETSAAHVAVASGSIITTQAPQGTTGNWLIDPADYTIAAAGGDITGADLAFNLGSTSVTILSSDGTVNPGGNGDIFVNDAVNWNNGNSLTLDAVRNINVNSTINNGGTGTINLSAAAAVAVNANLGSGGAIAITAPAGLTQDVASTITTTGLTVNVGAASIADGIIDGAGGLTKTGAGTLTLSNVNTYAGATTINAGTLSLNGDGNLGAVPGSPTPGNLILNGGTLQATSDIQMDANRGISLSGAGTFNTSPGATLTIFGNIAGVGTLTKAGTGTLTLAASNSYTGATTINAGTLLISNDSGLGTAPGAATAGHLTLNGGALEIQYIGTVPLHANRGIALGPGGGSINTASSNTTTYAGTIAGSGAFNKGLGGTLELSGTNSYTGLTTVSGGTLRLAGGAAIADTGAVNLGTSGAILRLFANETIGSLAGIAGTSVILQNNSTLTTGDAGNTDFAGVMSGAGGNLFKQGGGTFTLSGANSYTGLTTVNAGTLAYGITNALDAGAVTVNGGTLDIGSYSDTVGAVTLNSGAISGTTGVLTGTGYDVQSGTISARLGGAGALTKSTGNTVTLSGANSYTGATTISAGKLSAADADALGTTAGTTTVAEGATLEIANVAIGNETITLNGSGIGETGVLTGTGTASLAGPVTLATDSTLGATNGNSLELSGTIEGASALDFLGGGTVTLGGTVGSSTALASLSGAAGTALTVNGGLVRTSGAQTYSGATTFGATTTLRTTAGGNISAAGAVTATAGTLTLDTGAGDATFTNTSNDFGTVAATSTHNVSLVDANALGIGPINATGLVDIRSQSGDLTLNNAITTTSTSANAVTLIADGAATPDATGSGGNFKNAGSAAITTGAGGAWRIHTGNPTDTNRGGLVEAGKRYNVDDGSDPIASDNRMYFRIQPILTLTADNKIKTYGAANPAFTYSYSGLIDSDLINAAISSGPGYTVDGTTSTSGQLTAATLHNITPSAATAANLGYSLSYASGTLTVNKRALTIAATGTNKVYDTDATATVNYWDNRVAGDLLTIGGTAAFLDKNIGTGKTVNVSAITLGNTDAGNYTFNTSASTSADITAANLEVPGVTASNKIYDGNTDATLGGTAAISALGGDTVTLGGTGSGVFANKNVANNKSVIVSGYTISGTDASNYALLQPTGVTADITARPLTISAAGQNKVYDGTTGATVTYTDNRIAGDLLTITGTASYLDKNVGIGKAVNVSGITLGNTDASNYTFNTTTATVADITARALKIAANYATKEYTGVAFQGGNGVTYTGFVNGESSTVLGGTLAYSGTSQGAINPGRYLITPGGLTADNYSITYLNGVLTINPTTDAGGLPPLLVGAVLALPGGEDLFPAFISAMVATIAPVSPVTVPSGTSLQPVIPRTSLKPSDSMSTTDTVEQVGNLTLMNGGVKLPADTKSPDGE
- the dusB gene encoding tRNA dihydrouridine synthase DusB codes for the protein MSFSLGTITLINPFILAPMAGCTDLPFRLLCKEHGAALCYSEMIECHDLVARKPECLELLRTDAAEQPVAMQLYGNNPGMMGEAAAILNELPIACIDINMGCPMEKVVQNGAGAALMKNPHLAEKIITSVCKNSTKPVTVKIRSGWNQHTITAPEIAKIAEGSGAQAIAIHARTWSDGFSGPIDHRVLLQVMESVSIPIFANGDVTSHEEGLFLLKKLGCAGVMIGRAALGAPWIFSGRVNQHPSMAYRVKALLRHLELAETHLGPEPDLSKIRNHAWKYFRGAPTGPAIRKQIDATTTYPALRAFIHTLAERVLQQ
- a CDS encoding ShlB/FhaC/HecB family hemolysin secretion/activation protein, with protein sequence MTRTDAANADIRLTVSGIRVSGSSAFAAAELEALVANLIGGEHTLAELYQGAARITAYYREHGYVIARAYLPAQEIQDGVVIINVVEGRIGEQHINNQSRLSDARANNYLQGVKSGDALQAAPVERALLLLNDTPGVGGTRATLQPGASVGTSDLIVEIDPSLPYAARVEMNNFGNRYTGEYRLDGALALNSPFRMGDQFTVRALTSDQDLTYARMAYQVPVGSDGLRLGAAYFDTRYRLGKEFAPLQAHGTATSSTLFGVYPFIRSQTANLSGTLSLENKQLSDYTDAPVTTVDKEIQLANFGLAGNHQDRLGGAGITSFDLSLALGLLGMDAESLSADSLTTRSDGGFTRLAYNVNRVQRLTDLDSLSVSLSGQWADKNLNSSEKFFLGGAYGVRAYPQGEASGDQGWLTNLELRHRFLPNLQGVVFYDAGSVRINHDPFVAGENSRTISGAGVGANSTFLGLQINAYVAWRIDGDQPTSEPASVDRNPRLWLQASWQH